From the Halomonas meridiana genome, one window contains:
- the thiL gene encoding thiamine-phosphate kinase: MLAEFDLIRRYFMSPQEAQATDGVALGCGDDATLLIPQSGQQLAVSVDTSVVNVHFPHDAPAHAVGHRALAVALSDLAAMGAAPRWCLMALTLDQRAFNDDAAAERWLSRYASGFHALCQQYDTALVGGDVTSGELSIGVTVMGEVPTGLAMTRSGARPGDVVAVTGALGGGAGGLALWQQGERDLGHPLLQRYLLPQPRLGAGIVLRGLASAAMDVSDGLLADLAHLRAASGVGVDLIPDALPLVDGLVETLGHEQALTAALSGGDDYELLVTLPPDRVEEAAAQLAESGLALSVIGYCTQALGVTGVPAEGATGWQHFRGGAR; this comes from the coding sequence GTGCTTGCCGAATTCGATCTGATTCGACGTTACTTCATGTCGCCGCAGGAGGCGCAAGCGACAGATGGCGTTGCCCTAGGATGCGGCGATGACGCCACGTTATTGATTCCCCAGTCTGGCCAGCAGCTGGCTGTTAGCGTGGATACGTCAGTGGTGAACGTTCACTTCCCCCACGATGCCCCTGCCCATGCAGTGGGGCATCGTGCGTTGGCAGTCGCGCTGAGCGATTTGGCGGCCATGGGCGCAGCTCCGCGCTGGTGCCTCATGGCGCTGACCCTCGACCAGCGGGCATTCAACGATGATGCCGCTGCTGAGCGGTGGCTATCTCGCTATGCCAGTGGCTTTCATGCGCTTTGTCAGCAGTACGACACAGCGCTGGTGGGCGGCGATGTGACTTCTGGCGAGCTGAGTATCGGGGTGACGGTCATGGGCGAGGTGCCGACGGGGTTAGCGATGACTCGGTCAGGTGCACGGCCAGGCGATGTCGTCGCGGTGACCGGCGCCCTAGGTGGCGGTGCAGGCGGGCTAGCGCTGTGGCAACAGGGTGAGCGAGACCTCGGGCACCCGTTGCTTCAGCGCTATCTTTTGCCGCAGCCGAGGCTTGGTGCGGGCATCGTGCTTCGCGGGTTGGCGTCGGCGGCCATGGATGTTTCCGACGGTCTGCTGGCGGATTTGGCTCATTTGCGAGCCGCATCCGGCGTGGGAGTCGACCTCATCCCCGACGCGCTGCCGCTGGTCGATGGGCTGGTCGAGACGCTCGGTCATGAGCAGGCGCTGACTGCAGCCCTCTCCGGTGGAGATGATTACGAACTTCTGGTGACGCTGCCGCCTGACCGGGTCGAAGAAGCTGCCGCGCAGCTTGCCGAGAGTGGCCTTGCGCTAAGCGTGATCGGCTATTGCACGCAAGCGCTCGGCGTGACGGGGGTGCCTGCCGAAGGGGCGACGGGCTGGCAGCACTTCCGTGGGGGTGCCCGATGA
- the nusB gene encoding transcription antitermination factor NusB has product MSERRERKPSAAQQGRHAARELAVQGLYQWQMTGKSITTIEAEFRSQVADDDLEDHENWVKVMEIADKALFHELLHNTVRFKAELDREIAPLLDRRLEDLDAVELAILRLGAYELSRRMEVPYRVVINEGVELAKSFGATDGHKYVNGILDKLANRLRSAEVSARRL; this is encoded by the coding sequence ATGAGTGAGCGTCGTGAGCGCAAGCCCTCAGCCGCACAGCAGGGGCGTCACGCCGCAAGGGAATTAGCGGTACAAGGGCTTTACCAGTGGCAGATGACCGGTAAGTCCATTACCACCATCGAGGCGGAATTTCGCAGCCAGGTGGCCGACGACGATCTCGAAGATCATGAGAACTGGGTGAAGGTCATGGAGATCGCGGACAAAGCGCTGTTCCATGAGCTGCTGCACAACACGGTACGCTTCAAAGCCGAGCTGGACCGTGAAATTGCCCCGTTGCTGGATCGTCGTCTGGAAGACTTGGACGCGGTAGAACTGGCCATTCTTCGCCTGGGGGCGTACGAGCTTTCCCGGCGGATGGAAGTGCCTTACCGCGTGGTGATTAACGAAGGCGTTGAGCTGGCAAAATCATTTGGCGCCACCGACGGCCATAAATACGTGAATGGCATTCTCGATAAGCTGGCGAACCGCTTACGAAGTGCCGAAGTCAGCGCCCGCCGCCTGTAA
- the ribE gene encoding 6,7-dimethyl-8-ribityllumazine synthase yields the protein MQSLSQIEGTFVDVDGRYVIVVGRFNHHVVDSLVEGAVDSLTRHGVDMENIHIVHVPGAWELPLAVKRVLNVMKPDAVIALGAVIRGGTPHFEYVAGGCNTAINHLQLEFDTPVANGVLTVESIEQAIERAGTKAGNKGTEAAMAAMEMVSLLRALPVGDSQ from the coding sequence ATGCAATCCCTTTCGCAAATCGAAGGCACTTTTGTAGACGTCGATGGGCGCTACGTCATCGTGGTGGGCCGCTTTAATCACCACGTCGTGGATAGCTTGGTAGAAGGCGCTGTCGACAGCCTGACGCGTCACGGTGTGGACATGGAAAATATCCATATCGTTCACGTTCCTGGCGCCTGGGAATTGCCCCTGGCCGTCAAGCGAGTGCTCAACGTGATGAAGCCCGATGCAGTGATCGCCCTTGGTGCGGTCATTCGTGGCGGCACGCCGCACTTCGAGTACGTGGCCGGTGGCTGTAACACGGCCATCAATCATCTCCAGTTGGAGTTCGATACGCCAGTTGCCAACGGCGTACTGACCGTTGAGTCCATTGAGCAGGCCATCGAGCGTGCAGGCACCAAAGCCGGCAACAAAGGCACCGAAGCTGCCATGGCGGCGATGGAAATGGTCTCACTGCTGCGCGCGCTGCCGGTCGGAGATTCCCAATGA
- the ribBA gene encoding bifunctional 3,4-dihydroxy-2-butanone-4-phosphate synthase/GTP cyclohydrolase II yields the protein MAHSSSEGLSPIAELVDDIRQGKMVILMDDEDRENEGDIIMAAEMVKPEHINFMARYACGLICMPMTRERCEQLNLPLMVRDNGSGFGTKFTLSIEATEGVTTGISAADRARTVQAAVAPNAKPSDIVQPGHIFPLMAEPGGVLRRAGHTEAACDLAALAGLDPSGVICEIMNDDGSMARRPELEAFAKAHGIKMGTIADLIHYRIVNEQTVDHVETTQVTTVHGELALHVFRDRIQGAHHLALVKGQPTPEQATTVRVHLADTLRDVMGLMKGEQCRWDAHRAIDQIAQASAGVFVLIDDGRPNQDLKDQLDIYLDRVRQPRTSDSDGSGNYLTIGTGSQILRHLGVGKMRLLSSPWKFSALSGFDLEVVERLGPNDTADEPTFQQV from the coding sequence ATGGCGCACTCCTCTTCAGAGGGTTTATCCCCCATCGCTGAGCTGGTAGATGACATTCGCCAGGGCAAAATGGTGATTCTCATGGACGATGAGGATCGCGAGAACGAAGGTGATATCATCATGGCCGCCGAAATGGTAAAGCCTGAGCATATCAACTTCATGGCGCGGTATGCCTGCGGTCTAATTTGTATGCCGATGACCCGCGAGCGCTGCGAGCAGCTCAACCTGCCGCTGATGGTGCGGGACAATGGCTCCGGTTTTGGTACCAAGTTCACGCTCTCCATCGAGGCGACCGAAGGGGTCACCACCGGTATTTCCGCTGCCGATCGTGCTCGGACGGTGCAAGCCGCCGTTGCTCCGAATGCCAAGCCTTCGGACATCGTTCAGCCGGGCCACATTTTCCCGCTGATGGCCGAGCCAGGCGGCGTACTGCGCCGCGCAGGGCATACCGAAGCCGCCTGCGATCTGGCAGCGCTGGCGGGTTTGGACCCCAGCGGCGTCATTTGCGAGATCATGAACGATGATGGCAGTATGGCCCGCCGCCCGGAGCTGGAGGCCTTTGCCAAGGCGCACGGTATCAAGATGGGCACCATTGCCGATTTGATCCACTACCGTATCGTGAATGAGCAGACGGTGGATCATGTCGAAACGACTCAAGTCACCACCGTGCATGGCGAACTAGCGCTTCACGTCTTCCGTGATCGTATCCAGGGCGCTCACCATCTGGCCCTCGTGAAGGGGCAGCCAACGCCCGAGCAGGCGACCACCGTTCGCGTGCATTTGGCCGATACGCTGCGCGATGTAATGGGGTTGATGAAAGGCGAGCAGTGCCGTTGGGACGCGCATCGTGCCATTGATCAAATTGCCCAAGCGTCTGCAGGCGTGTTCGTTTTGATCGACGACGGACGGCCGAATCAAGATTTGAAAGACCAGCTAGATATCTATCTGGATCGCGTGCGTCAGCCGCGCACCAGCGATTCCGATGGCTCTGGCAATTATTTAACGATTGGTACGGGTTCGCAGATTCTGCGCCATCTCGGCGTGGGTAAGATGCGGTTACTCAGCTCACCGTGGAAGTTCTCCGCGCTCTCTGGGTTCGACCTGGAAGTCGTCGAGCGTTTGGGTCCGAATGACACGGCCGACGAGCCAACTTTTCAGCAGGTATAA
- the ribD gene encoding bifunctional diaminohydroxyphosphoribosylaminopyrimidine deaminase/5-amino-6-(5-phosphoribosylamino)uracil reductase RibD encodes MGEFSTADHRYMARAIQLAKRGVYTTDPNPRVGCVIVSFADSEEGHIVGEGYHVRAGEPHAEIHALQAAGSEARGATAYVTLEPCSHTGRTGPCAVALADAGVARVVVAMRDPNPRVSGGGIAHLEAAGIQVQVGLLETDAKALNPGFISRMERGRPYVRLKMAMSLDGRTAMGSGESQWITGPQARTQVQRLRARSSAILSGVESLIMDDSRLTLRADQLALDNADDIVQRQPLRVILDSRLRLPLAAACLREPGRTLIITTDQHSEEKRRKLAEAGAEIQVVPAENGRIALADMLRWLADNEQVNELLVETGATLAGALLEADLIDELQLFVAPTLLGGEARPLFALPGITQMADQKRLAVTASRTVGSDWWIIATPQAD; translated from the coding sequence ATGGGTGAGTTCTCCACCGCCGACCATCGCTATATGGCCCGCGCGATTCAATTGGCCAAGCGGGGGGTGTATACCACCGACCCCAATCCGAGAGTGGGGTGCGTGATCGTGTCCTTCGCGGACAGCGAAGAGGGCCATATCGTGGGGGAGGGGTACCATGTGCGTGCCGGAGAACCCCACGCAGAAATCCATGCGCTGCAGGCAGCGGGCAGCGAGGCTCGAGGCGCTACCGCCTATGTCACGCTCGAGCCCTGCTCTCATACCGGACGGACCGGCCCCTGCGCCGTGGCACTGGCCGATGCCGGTGTTGCCCGTGTCGTCGTGGCGATGCGGGACCCGAACCCTCGGGTTAGTGGGGGTGGCATCGCCCATTTAGAGGCGGCGGGCATCCAGGTGCAGGTGGGGCTGCTCGAGACCGACGCCAAGGCGCTCAACCCAGGGTTCATCTCCCGGATGGAGCGCGGCCGTCCCTACGTGCGGTTGAAAATGGCCATGAGTCTGGATGGTCGTACCGCGATGGGGTCAGGTGAGTCGCAGTGGATCACCGGGCCCCAGGCGCGCACGCAGGTGCAGCGTCTGCGTGCCCGGTCAAGCGCCATACTGAGCGGCGTGGAGTCTCTGATCATGGATGACTCCCGCCTCACCCTCAGGGCCGACCAGTTAGCGCTGGACAACGCCGATGACATCGTCCAGCGCCAACCGCTACGGGTGATCCTCGATTCGCGCCTTCGTCTTCCACTAGCGGCTGCCTGCCTACGCGAGCCGGGGCGCACGCTCATCATCACGACGGATCAACACAGCGAAGAGAAACGGCGTAAACTGGCAGAAGCCGGGGCCGAGATTCAGGTAGTACCTGCCGAAAACGGACGTATTGCGCTGGCTGACATGCTGCGCTGGCTAGCGGATAATGAGCAGGTTAACGAACTGTTGGTGGAAACGGGTGCCACGCTGGCGGGCGCACTGCTAGAGGCGGATTTGATCGATGAGCTGCAGCTTTTTGTCGCGCCCACGCTGTTGGGCGGCGAGGCCAGGCCGCTATTTGCTCTGCCGGGGATTACCCAGATGGCCGATCAGAAACGTTTGGCGGTGACGGCATCGCGAACCGTTGGGAGCGACTGGTGGATCATTGCCACCCCGCAGGCTGACTAG
- the nrdR gene encoding transcriptional regulator NrdR — MHCPFCGANDTRVTDSRLVAEGDQVRRRRQCANCHERFTTYETAELIMPRVVKSDGSRESFNEAKLRDGMLRALEKRPVSAEAIEASVERIRQTLRARGDREVNAREIGEAVMKALRSLDQVAYIRFASVYRKFQDLDEFRAEIDRLSQEPSDESAGQGSSNGAS; from the coding sequence ATGCATTGCCCTTTTTGTGGTGCAAACGATACGAGAGTGACAGATTCCAGGCTGGTGGCAGAGGGGGACCAGGTGCGCCGTCGTCGCCAGTGCGCCAACTGTCATGAACGCTTTACGACTTACGAAACCGCCGAGCTGATTATGCCGCGGGTGGTGAAATCCGACGGCTCTCGTGAAAGCTTCAATGAAGCGAAGTTACGCGACGGCATGCTGCGCGCGCTGGAAAAGCGTCCGGTCAGCGCCGAAGCCATCGAGGCCTCGGTCGAGCGTATACGGCAAACGCTGCGCGCCCGCGGCGACCGTGAAGTGAACGCCCGCGAGATCGGTGAGGCCGTGATGAAAGCGCTTCGTAGTCTCGATCAAGTTGCCTACATTCGCTTTGCCTCGGTATACCGCAAGTTTCAGGATCTCGACGAATTCCGCGCTGAAATCGATCGGCTCTCCCAGGAGCCCTCCGATGAGTCGGCCGGACAGGGTTCATCGAACGGAGCATCATGA
- a CDS encoding sugar phosphorylase, whose amino-acid sequence MTAFEQTVHRYLTHLYGPRAGEVQRRIGQHLAHFRAMSTTALTTSETPHDAPTWSEQDQWVICYGDSIVEEGTPLLAVLDTFLQRYLGDAISGVHVLPFFPWSSDDGFSVIHYREVNSELGEWAHIQNLASHYDLMADLVLNHVSRESLWFVDYLTGSLPGRDYFIEVDPDTDVSQVTRPRSSPLLVPISTRRGTRHVWATFSEDQIDLNFENPDVLLEFVGILLFYLQQGVRIIRLDAVAFLWKRLGTSCLHLPETHTVVRLLRAIVDEIAPGTLLITETNVPHAENISYFGLERLAEGAPDEAHMVYQFALPPLLLHTLTRGEATTLQTWLNSLPVLPKQCTYLNFTASHDGIGVRPLEGLLPDHERDALLELMHRFGGFVSMRSNPDGSDTPYEINITWFEAMRGTRRGPDPWQIARFLCSQAIMLSLQGIPALYIHTLTGTLNDVEGVERSGRLRSINRRRWQLDELALLLESPSTPTHDVFHALHRLLTRRRQEPCFHPNAPQRVIETPPELLAIERGPLASGRRLLALYNVTDGKVDLAHAGDALNQALTQHHWQPLDTLTAHHEETLPPYAVRWLVADA is encoded by the coding sequence ATGACCGCTTTCGAACAGACCGTTCACCGCTACCTCACCCATCTATATGGCCCGCGCGCCGGGGAGGTTCAGCGGCGAATAGGACAGCACCTTGCGCATTTTCGCGCGATGTCGACGACCGCCCTAACGACGAGCGAGACGCCTCACGATGCACCAACATGGAGCGAACAAGATCAGTGGGTCATCTGTTACGGCGACTCCATTGTGGAGGAGGGAACGCCGCTGTTAGCGGTGCTGGATACCTTTCTGCAGCGCTACCTGGGGGATGCCATCAGCGGGGTCCACGTGCTGCCCTTTTTCCCCTGGAGCAGTGACGATGGTTTTTCGGTGATTCACTACCGCGAGGTCAATAGCGAGCTGGGCGAGTGGGCGCATATTCAAAACTTGGCCAGTCACTATGATTTGATGGCCGATTTAGTGCTCAATCATGTCTCGCGGGAGTCGCTCTGGTTCGTCGATTACCTGACCGGCAGCCTGCCCGGTCGCGACTACTTTATTGAAGTCGATCCGGATACCGATGTTTCCCAGGTCACCCGACCACGCAGTAGCCCACTCCTAGTGCCGATCTCTACGCGCCGGGGGACGCGCCACGTGTGGGCGACTTTCTCGGAAGACCAAATAGATCTCAACTTCGAAAACCCGGATGTGTTGCTCGAGTTCGTGGGTATTTTGCTGTTCTACCTACAGCAAGGAGTGCGCATTATTCGCTTGGACGCGGTGGCATTTTTGTGGAAGCGCCTGGGCACCTCCTGCCTTCACCTGCCCGAAACCCATACGGTGGTGCGCTTACTTCGCGCCATCGTGGATGAAATAGCCCCCGGTACGCTGCTGATCACCGAAACCAACGTGCCCCATGCCGAAAACATCAGCTACTTTGGCTTGGAGCGATTAGCGGAAGGCGCGCCCGATGAAGCCCACATGGTGTACCAGTTCGCCTTGCCCCCGCTGCTACTGCACACCTTGACTCGCGGCGAAGCGACGACGCTGCAAACGTGGCTGAACAGCCTGCCAGTACTACCGAAGCAGTGCACCTACCTAAATTTCACCGCCAGCCACGACGGTATCGGCGTACGACCGCTAGAAGGCCTGCTGCCCGACCATGAGCGCGACGCGCTGCTGGAGCTGATGCACCGCTTTGGTGGGTTTGTCAGTATGCGCAGCAACCCTGACGGTAGCGACACGCCCTACGAGATCAACATTACCTGGTTTGAAGCCATGCGCGGCACCCGCCGCGGGCCAGACCCGTGGCAAATTGCGCGCTTTCTATGTAGCCAAGCGATCATGCTCAGCCTGCAAGGAATACCCGCGCTCTATATCCATACGCTTACCGGCACGCTGAACGATGTCGAAGGCGTGGAACGCAGCGGCCGCTTACGCTCGATCAACCGTCGTCGCTGGCAGCTCGATGAGCTAGCTCTGCTATTAGAGAGCCCTTCCACCCCGACCCACGACGTGTTCCACGCCCTGCATCGGCTGCTAACACGGCGCCGTCAAGAGCCCTGCTTTCACCCCAACGCACCGCAGCGCGTGATAGAAACGCCCCCTGAACTGCTGGCGATCGAGCGCGGCCCGCTCGCTAGCGGCCGGCGCTTGCTCGCCTTGTACAACGTCACCGATGGCAAGGTTGACCTCGCCCACGCAGGCGATGCTCTGAACCAAGCGCTCACTCAGCACCACTGGCAGCCGCTAGACACGCTGACCGCTCACCACGAGGAAACACTGCCGCCCTATGCCGTCCGCTGGCTGGTGGCCGATGCGTAA
- the dsbG gene encoding thiol:disulfide interchange protein DsbG has product MSCVSLKRFCRFSLLAAVTCGTVTSHADELPAPVQALANQGLTVHGEFEAPGGMRGFGASVQGQDMAIYLTPDGEHAIIGTLVDSEGSDLTEAQLDEHVRAPLEADTWALLEESHWIQDGDPDAPRVIYTFTDANCPYCRQLWQQTRPWVEAGEVQFRHIMVGILAPNSPALAATLLGADDPSAALHRHSEGDEFAPSAQPRDIEEQVYANNQLFEELGLYATPTSAFQRETEGGTVRIDRIQGLPSQERLIEMMGSEAP; this is encoded by the coding sequence ATGTCATGCGTTTCGTTAAAGCGTTTCTGTCGTTTCAGCCTACTGGCCGCCGTAACCTGTGGCACCGTCACCAGCCACGCCGATGAGCTACCCGCCCCCGTGCAGGCGCTCGCCAACCAAGGATTGACGGTTCATGGCGAATTTGAAGCGCCGGGTGGAATGCGCGGCTTCGGGGCCAGCGTACAAGGCCAGGATATGGCGATTTATCTCACGCCTGATGGAGAACACGCGATTATTGGTACGCTGGTCGATAGTGAAGGCAGCGACCTGACTGAGGCTCAGCTCGATGAGCACGTACGTGCGCCACTGGAAGCCGATACCTGGGCACTGCTCGAAGAGAGCCACTGGATTCAAGATGGCGACCCAGACGCCCCACGCGTCATCTATACCTTCACCGACGCCAACTGCCCTTACTGCCGTCAGCTGTGGCAACAAACGCGCCCCTGGGTAGAGGCGGGTGAGGTCCAGTTTCGCCATATCATGGTCGGTATTCTCGCCCCCAATAGCCCTGCTTTAGCCGCTACGCTACTCGGTGCAGACGACCCTTCCGCCGCCTTGCACCGCCACAGTGAAGGCGATGAGTTCGCCCCCAGCGCGCAGCCACGGGATATCGAAGAGCAGGTCTACGCCAACAATCAACTTTTTGAAGAGCTGGGTCTCTATGCCACGCCCACCAGCGCTTTCCAGCGTGAGACGGAAGGCGGCACGGTGCGTATCGACCGTATCCAAGGCTTACCCAGCCAAGAGCGCCTTATCGAGATGATGGGTAGCGAAGCACCTTAA
- a CDS encoding DUF6691 family protein translates to MSTPAVKTAAGYLAGLLFGLGLAISGMTDPARVLGFLDIAGAWDPTLIFVLGAAVGTTFVGYRLVFARGTPLFSTQFQLPTKQELDAKLLGGAALFGVGWGLSGYCPGPAIASIGGLTLPLLALLAAMVLGWFIAQRLSR, encoded by the coding sequence ATGAGCACACCGGCCGTAAAAACCGCAGCGGGATACCTCGCTGGCCTGTTGTTTGGTCTGGGACTCGCGATTTCTGGGATGACCGACCCTGCGCGGGTACTCGGCTTTTTGGATATTGCCGGTGCCTGGGACCCAACGCTGATATTTGTACTGGGGGCCGCAGTAGGCACGACCTTTGTGGGCTATCGGTTAGTCTTTGCCCGCGGTACGCCACTTTTTAGCACCCAATTTCAACTGCCGACCAAGCAAGAGCTAGATGCCAAACTGTTAGGCGGCGCGGCGCTGTTTGGAGTGGGGTGGGGCCTCTCAGGTTACTGCCCTGGGCCTGCGATTGCCTCTATCGGTGGGCTAACGCTGCCACTGCTGGCGCTACTGGCAGCGATGGTATTGGGTTGGTTTATCGCTCAGCGACTCTCCCGATAG
- a CDS encoding YeeE/YedE family protein has translation MSETIRWIASLQGLVGGVLIGLSAVWLMGALGRIAGISGIIGGLITQRPKGDSAWRLAFLAGLISGPLLVMAVGGGLGNVAGVPGAVIGEPAGGVPLMLLAGLLVGIGTGLGSGCTSGHGVCGLARLAPRSMAATGTFLVAAIATVYVVRHVIGGGV, from the coding sequence ATGAGTGAAACGATCCGTTGGATAGCAAGCCTGCAAGGGCTGGTCGGTGGCGTGCTGATTGGGCTTTCAGCGGTGTGGCTGATGGGCGCGCTAGGGCGTATTGCCGGTATTAGCGGCATTATTGGCGGCTTAATTACTCAGCGGCCTAAAGGAGACAGTGCTTGGCGGTTAGCGTTTTTAGCGGGGCTAATTAGTGGTCCGCTGCTCGTCATGGCCGTTGGGGGTGGGCTGGGGAACGTGGCAGGCGTGCCCGGTGCGGTGATTGGTGAACCTGCAGGCGGCGTGCCGCTTATGTTGTTAGCAGGCCTGCTGGTGGGGATAGGCACGGGGCTTGGCAGTGGCTGCACCAGCGGCCATGGCGTATGTGGCTTGGCGCGGTTAGCGCCCCGGTCTATGGCGGCTACTGGAACCTTCCTGGTCGCGGCCATCGCGACGGTCTATGTGGTACGGCATGTCATCGGAGGTGGGGTATGA
- a CDS encoding MBL fold metallo-hydrolase — MQRPIVTHFFDEPTNTFSYVVEDPNSDACAIIDSVLDFDYAAGRTDVRSAEQIIAYVCGKGLKVEWILETHVHADHLSAAPYLHTKLGGSTGIGAHIVDVQEIFGKAFNAGTEFARDGSQFDALFKEGDIFNIGGLEGRVLHTPGHTPACLTYVVGDAAFVGDTLFMPDYGTARCDFPGGDARTLYHSIQKVLALSEQTRLFLCHDYKAPGRNAYQHETTVAEQRQANVHVHDGISEEEFVKMRTERDATLGMPRLIIPSVQVNMRAGELPPAEDDGQVYLKVPLNRF, encoded by the coding sequence ATGCAACGACCCATCGTCACCCACTTTTTCGACGAACCGACCAATACGTTCAGCTATGTGGTGGAAGACCCCAACAGCGATGCATGCGCCATCATCGACTCGGTACTCGACTTCGATTACGCCGCCGGTCGCACCGACGTTCGCTCGGCGGAGCAGATCATTGCGTATGTGTGCGGCAAAGGGCTGAAAGTGGAGTGGATACTAGAGACCCATGTCCACGCGGATCATCTATCCGCCGCACCGTACCTACATACCAAGCTGGGCGGCAGCACCGGCATTGGCGCCCACATCGTCGACGTGCAGGAAATTTTTGGGAAAGCCTTTAATGCAGGCACTGAGTTTGCGCGGGACGGCAGCCAGTTCGATGCGCTCTTTAAAGAAGGCGACATCTTCAACATCGGTGGGCTTGAAGGGCGGGTGCTGCATACGCCGGGTCATACGCCAGCCTGCTTGACCTATGTGGTGGGCGATGCCGCCTTTGTGGGTGATACCTTATTCATGCCGGACTACGGCACGGCGCGCTGTGATTTCCCAGGCGGCGACGCCCGCACGCTTTACCACTCCATTCAGAAAGTACTGGCACTGTCCGAGCAAACGCGGCTGTTCTTATGCCACGACTATAAAGCGCCGGGACGAAACGCTTATCAGCATGAAACCACCGTTGCCGAACAGCGCCAGGCCAACGTCCATGTGCACGACGGCATTAGCGAGGAAGAGTTCGTCAAGATGCGCACCGAGCGAGATGCCACGTTAGGCATGCCGCGCCTGATTATTCCTTCTGTGCAGGTCAATATGCGGGCTGGTGAGCTACCGCCTGCCGAAGATGACGGCCAGGTGTACTTAAAAGTACCGCTCAATCGGTTTTGA